A genomic segment from Ciona intestinalis chromosome 10, KH, whole genome shotgun sequence encodes:
- the LOC100179068 gene encoding dehydrogenase/reductase SDR family member 11-like — MDRWIGKVAVVTGASSGIGEKIAIKLVSHGMKVVGCARNQEKLKQIASEINEKEMFKFVKEKFGTMHVMVNNAGLGHFTSLTSGKTEQWKEMLDVNVLGLSICTREAIQLMKETNVDDGHVININSMSGHRLSILNFYSATKFAVTALTEGTRKELRETDSQIKVTAISPALVKTNFNYRVYPDDPDRATTRYASMECLKPDDIADSVLFALQAPPHMDVNDIYIRPTQQKS, encoded by the exons ATGGATAGGTGGATAGGTAAAGTTGCTGTTGTGACCGGTGCCTCTTCCGGTATCGGTGAAAAGATTGCTATAAAGTTGGTCAGTCATGGAATGAAAGTGGTTGGTTGTGCAAGAAATCAggaaaaactgaaacaaattgCATCGGAAATCAACGAAAAGG aaatgtttaaatttgtgaaGGAAAAATTTGGAACCATGCATGTGATGGTTAATAATGCTGGGTTAGGTCACTTCACATCATTAACGTCTGGAAAAACTGAG CAATGGAAAGAAATGCTTGATGTTAATGTTCTTGGGTTGTCAATTTGCACACGAGAAGCGATTCAATTGATGAAGGAAACTAATGTAGATGACGGTCATGTAATTAACATAAACAGCATGTCTGGTCATAGACTGTCAATTCTAAATTTCTATTCCGCAACCAAGTTTGCTGTGACTGCTTTGACTGAGGGAACAAGGAAAGAATTGCGTGAAACAGACTCTCAAATCAAGGTTACTGCCATTTCACCTGCATTGGTAAAAACCAACTTCAATTACAG AGTTTATCCGGATGATCCAGATCGGGCAACAACGCGCTATGCGAGCATGGAATGTCTTAAACCAGATGACATAGCAGATTCCGTCCTCTTTGCATTGCAAGCTCCACCACATATGGATGTAAATGATATTTACATTCGCCCCACACAACAGAAGTCATAA